Proteins encoded within one genomic window of Actinoplanes octamycinicus:
- a CDS encoding LLM class F420-dependent oxidoreductase, with product MRLVIFTEPQQGASHDDLLRVAKAAEDGGFDGFFRSDHYLKMGDGSGQPGPSDAWITLAALAVQTSRIRLGTLVSSATFRLPGPLAIAVAQVDAMSGGRIEFGLGGGWFDAEHRAYGIPFPAVGERFDRLEEQLEIITGLWQTPVGSTFDFDGKFYQLSDSPALPKPVQSPVPVIVGGHGKKRTPDLAARFATEFNVPFSKIADIPAQFDRVRAASEAVGRAEPPAFSAAAVLCVGRDDAEVRRRAAAIGREVEEMRENGGIVGTPAEVVETIGRYAEAGASRLFTQVLDLSDLDHVQLVASDVLPQL from the coding sequence ATGCGCCTCGTGATCTTCACCGAGCCCCAGCAGGGTGCCAGCCACGATGACCTGCTGCGGGTCGCCAAGGCCGCCGAGGACGGCGGCTTCGACGGATTCTTCCGCTCCGACCACTACCTCAAGATGGGCGACGGGTCCGGGCAGCCCGGTCCCTCCGACGCCTGGATCACCCTGGCCGCGCTGGCCGTGCAGACCTCCCGGATCCGGCTCGGCACGCTGGTCAGCTCGGCCACCTTCCGGCTGCCCGGGCCGCTGGCGATCGCGGTCGCCCAGGTGGACGCGATGAGCGGCGGCCGGATCGAGTTCGGCCTCGGCGGCGGCTGGTTCGACGCCGAACACCGGGCTTACGGCATCCCGTTCCCGGCGGTCGGCGAGCGGTTCGACCGGCTGGAGGAGCAGCTCGAGATCATCACCGGGCTGTGGCAGACGCCGGTCGGCTCGACGTTCGACTTCGACGGGAAGTTCTACCAGCTCAGCGACTCGCCGGCGCTGCCCAAGCCGGTCCAGTCGCCGGTCCCGGTGATCGTCGGCGGGCACGGCAAGAAGCGGACGCCGGACCTGGCGGCCCGGTTCGCGACCGAGTTCAACGTCCCGTTCTCCAAGATCGCTGACATTCCGGCGCAGTTCGACCGGGTCCGCGCGGCCAGCGAGGCCGTCGGCCGGGCCGAGCCGCCGGCGTTCTCCGCGGCGGCGGTGCTCTGCGTCGGCCGCGACGACGCCGAGGTGCGCCGCCGGGCCGCCGCGATCGGCCGCGAGGTCGAGGAGATGCGGGAGAACGGCGGGATCGTCGGCACCCCGGCCGAGGTGGTCGAGACCATCGGGCGGTACGCGGAGGCGGGCGCGTCCCGGCTCTTCACCCAGGTCCTGGACCTGTCCGACCTCGATCACGTGCAGCTGGTCGCGTCGGACGTGCTGCCCCAGCTCTGA
- the leuE gene encoding leucine efflux protein LeuE, protein MTMLGITDFWTYVLGVVAIILLPGPNSIFVLSVGARRGVRAGYQAAFGVFLGDAVLMILSATGVSSLLGTYPPLFLVLKYAGAGYLAWVGVNIIRGAWGKWRSRGELAAAVEETPAELQRPFRRAAVISLLNPKAILFFVSFFIQFVQPGYPHPALSFLVLGAVVQFFSALYLTALIFGGRFLAGQFQRRRRLAAGAATGVGALFVGFGIKLATASVS, encoded by the coding sequence ATGACCATGCTGGGCATCACTGACTTCTGGACCTACGTGCTCGGCGTGGTCGCCATCATCCTGCTCCCCGGGCCGAATTCGATCTTCGTACTCTCGGTCGGCGCCCGGCGGGGCGTGCGCGCCGGTTACCAGGCGGCGTTCGGCGTCTTCCTGGGCGACGCGGTGCTCATGATCCTGTCGGCGACCGGCGTGTCCTCGCTGCTCGGGACGTACCCGCCGCTGTTCCTGGTGCTGAAGTACGCCGGCGCCGGCTACCTGGCCTGGGTCGGGGTGAACATCATCCGCGGCGCCTGGGGCAAGTGGCGCAGCCGGGGTGAGCTGGCCGCGGCGGTCGAGGAGACGCCGGCCGAGCTGCAGCGGCCGTTCCGGCGGGCCGCGGTGATCAGCCTGCTGAACCCGAAGGCGATCCTGTTCTTCGTCTCGTTCTTCATCCAGTTCGTCCAGCCGGGATATCCGCATCCGGCGCTGTCGTTCCTGGTGCTCGGCGCGGTGGTGCAGTTCTTCAGCGCGCTCTACCTGACCGCGCTGATCTTCGGGGGCCGGTTCCTGGCCGGGCAGTTCCAGCGGCGGCGCCGGCTGGCCGCCGGGGCGGCGACCGGGGTGGGCGCGCTGTTCGTCGGGTTCGGCATCAAGCTCGCCACGGCGAGCGTGAGCTGA
- a CDS encoding SAM hydrolase/SAM-dependent halogenase family protein — translation MGGYGWVSFTTDYGTFDGFVAACHGSIARIAPDLRVIDVTHHVPPADVTRGAAVLAQTAPYLPPSVHLAVVDPGVGTARRGVVLSTPNGLLVGPDNGLLIWAAETLGGIVAAHELSNKDWMLGDVSRTFHGRDVFAPAAARLAAGADPAEAGPAVDPASLVRLPDPVAAVGDGWLEAEVLTVDRFGNVQLAAEGAMLTGLGTELMVNGTVRARRGGTFADVNAGELLVYADSADRVAIAVNNGRAVVVLSVVPGDVVRIAERR, via the coding sequence ATGGGCGGCTATGGATGGGTCAGCTTCACCACCGACTACGGCACCTTCGACGGTTTCGTCGCGGCCTGCCACGGCTCGATCGCCCGGATCGCTCCGGACCTGCGAGTGATCGACGTCACGCATCACGTGCCACCCGCCGACGTGACCCGCGGCGCGGCGGTGCTCGCCCAGACCGCGCCCTACCTGCCGCCGTCGGTGCACCTCGCGGTCGTCGACCCGGGCGTCGGCACGGCCCGCCGCGGCGTGGTGCTGAGCACGCCGAACGGGTTGCTGGTCGGCCCGGACAACGGCCTGCTGATCTGGGCCGCCGAGACGCTCGGCGGCATCGTCGCCGCCCACGAGCTGAGCAACAAGGACTGGATGCTGGGCGACGTCTCGCGCACCTTCCACGGCCGGGACGTGTTCGCCCCGGCCGCGGCCCGGCTGGCAGCCGGCGCGGACCCGGCCGAGGCCGGCCCGGCGGTCGACCCGGCCTCGCTGGTCCGCCTGCCCGACCCGGTGGCCGCGGTCGGTGACGGCTGGCTGGAGGCCGAGGTGCTGACCGTGGACCGGTTCGGCAACGTGCAGCTGGCCGCCGAGGGCGCGATGCTCACCGGCCTGGGCACGGAGCTCATGGTGAACGGCACGGTCCGCGCCCGGCGGGGCGGCACCTTCGCCGACGTGAACGCCGGTGAGCTGCTGGTCTACGCCGACTCCGCGGACCGGGTGGCGATCGCGGTCAACAACGGGCGGGCCGTGGTCGTGCTCTCCGTGGTCCCCGGCGACGTGGTCCGGATCGCCGAGCGCCGCTGA
- a CDS encoding Lhr family helicase: MDGVREVLEKFGPATRAWFTAAFAAPTAAQDGAWRAIGAGRHALVVAPTGSGKTLAAFLWSLDRLAREPAPEEVRRRCRVLYVSPLKALAVDVERNLRAPLTGIRQAAGRLGLPPPEITVGMRTGDTPADERRGFARTPPDILITTPESLFLLLTSAARESLRGVQTVIIDEVHAVAATKRGAHLALSLERLDALLERPAQRIGLSATVRPIEETARFLGGSQHVEIVRPPSAKTIEVSVEVPVEDMTRLDEAPAGDDLEGGRHTPSIWPAVEERVLDLIEGHRSTIVFTNSRRGAERLCARLNELAAERAELARLTEEAAERGEPVRRGEAPPDDQPDTGPDDWRGSGEAGGGLGSGRTGRGTAADADPAAIGDLLAGGPAAFAPRAGGPPAAIRRSGAGSGRGDGPGTARGNGPGAARANGSGGMPAAVMAQAGAASGAPPVIARAHHGSVSREERKQIEEALKSGRLPAVVATSSLELGIDMGAVDLVVQIEAPPTVAAGLQRIGRAGHQVGAVSRGVVFPKHRGDLLSCAVVAERMTDGAIEELRYPRNPLDVLAQHVVAMVALDPWPVDELAGLVRRAAPFAELPESALHAVLDMLSGRYPSTAFAELRPRLVWDRGTDLLTGRPGAQRLAVTSGGTIPDRGMFGVFLAGSERASRVGELDEEMVYESRVGDVFLLGSTSWRIEDITPDRVLVSPAPGAPARMPFWKGDSPGRPIELGRAIGARLRALAKAGDEPAVAALRESGLDEWAAGNLVTYLREQRESTRHLPDDRTIVVEKFRDELGDWRMTVHCVLGAKVNAPWALAIARRLSERYGVDGQVMPSDDGIVVRLPDTADEPPGADLVAFDPEEIAQLVEESVGTSALFASRFRECAARSLLLPRRDPRRRQPLWQQRQRSAQLLDVAREFADFPVTLEAARECLQDVFDVPGLIGLMREIAGRKVRLVEAETPRPSPFARSLLFGYVGAFLYEGDAPLAERRAAALALDATLLGELLGRVDLRELLDPAVVTETEAQLQWRTTQRTPRDAEDAAELLRLLGDLSAAELAERGVPEDWARSLESARRAIRVRVAGEERWIGIDDAGRYRDALGVALPVGVPEAYLEPVTDPLGDLVARYARTHGPFLAATCAARFGLGVFVVEQALKRLSGAGRVTSGEFSPEGAGTEWCDAEVLRMLRRRSLAALRREIEPVPPRVLAAFLPRWHQVGGNARGVDALAAAIEQVQGVAVPASAWERLVLPARVADYAPPLLDELCAGGEVLWAGSGSIAGGDGWVTLAYADSAPLLLPPPDDEFALTPAHQAVLDALGDGQALFFRSLSDRIGATDDTELAATVWDLVWAGHLTNDTLAPLRALLGGSGAHKAKAAPARTRYRRPGRPHLPSRTGPLHMAGRWSRLPERDPDPTRRAAALADLLLERHGVVTRGAVMAEGVTGGFAAVYPVLSALEERGAARRGYFVEGLGAAQFAVPGAVDRLRALAEPAELAKRTGTGALVLAAADPANPYGAALPWPERIVDSGDGEPVAKAGHRAGRKAGALVVLVGGELVLYVERGGRTLLSFADDPEALVAAGQALAASVRSGALGAMSVERADGESVHSSPLREALTAAGFRATPRGLRLRG, from the coding sequence ATGGATGGCGTGCGAGAGGTGCTCGAGAAGTTCGGTCCGGCCACCAGGGCGTGGTTCACGGCCGCGTTCGCCGCGCCCACCGCCGCCCAGGACGGGGCGTGGCGGGCGATCGGTGCCGGCCGGCACGCGCTCGTGGTCGCGCCCACCGGTTCCGGCAAGACGCTGGCCGCGTTCCTCTGGTCGCTCGACCGGCTGGCCCGCGAGCCGGCTCCGGAGGAGGTCCGGCGCCGCTGCCGGGTGCTCTACGTGAGCCCGCTGAAGGCGCTGGCCGTCGACGTCGAGCGCAACCTGCGGGCACCGCTGACCGGCATCCGCCAGGCGGCCGGCCGGCTCGGCCTGCCCCCGCCGGAGATCACCGTCGGGATGCGCACCGGGGACACCCCGGCGGACGAGCGGCGCGGGTTCGCCCGCACCCCGCCGGACATCCTGATCACCACGCCGGAGTCGCTGTTCCTGCTGCTCACCTCGGCGGCGCGGGAGTCGCTGCGGGGTGTCCAGACGGTGATCATCGACGAGGTGCACGCGGTCGCCGCCACCAAGCGCGGCGCGCACCTGGCGCTCTCCCTGGAGCGGCTGGACGCGCTGCTGGAGCGGCCGGCGCAGCGGATCGGGCTGTCCGCGACGGTGCGGCCGATCGAGGAGACCGCCCGGTTCCTCGGCGGGTCGCAGCACGTCGAGATCGTCCGGCCGCCGAGCGCCAAGACCATCGAGGTCTCCGTCGAGGTGCCGGTGGAGGACATGACCCGGCTCGACGAGGCGCCGGCCGGCGACGACCTGGAGGGCGGGCGGCACACGCCGTCGATCTGGCCGGCGGTCGAGGAGCGGGTGCTCGACCTGATCGAGGGGCACCGGTCGACGATCGTCTTCACGAATTCGCGGCGCGGGGCGGAGCGGCTGTGCGCCCGGCTCAACGAGCTGGCGGCGGAGCGGGCCGAGCTGGCCCGGCTCACCGAGGAGGCGGCGGAGCGGGGTGAGCCGGTCCGGCGCGGGGAGGCGCCGCCGGACGACCAGCCGGACACCGGACCGGACGACTGGCGGGGCTCCGGCGAGGCCGGCGGCGGGCTGGGCTCCGGGCGTACCGGAAGAGGGACCGCGGCCGACGCGGACCCGGCGGCGATCGGCGATCTGCTGGCCGGCGGACCGGCGGCTTTCGCGCCGCGGGCAGGCGGCCCGCCCGCGGCGATCCGGAGGAGCGGAGCCGGCAGCGGGCGGGGGGACGGGCCCGGCACCGCACGGGGGAACGGGCCCGGTGCCGCGCGGGCGAACGGGTCCGGCGGTATGCCGGCGGCGGTCATGGCGCAGGCCGGCGCGGCCTCGGGGGCGCCGCCGGTGATCGCCCGGGCGCACCACGGCAGCGTGTCCCGGGAGGAGCGCAAACAGATCGAGGAGGCGCTCAAGTCCGGCCGCCTGCCGGCCGTGGTCGCCACCTCCAGCCTGGAGCTCGGCATCGACATGGGCGCGGTCGACCTGGTGGTGCAGATCGAGGCGCCGCCCACGGTCGCGGCCGGTCTGCAGCGGATCGGCCGGGCCGGGCACCAGGTCGGCGCGGTGTCGCGCGGCGTGGTCTTCCCCAAGCACCGCGGTGACCTGCTCTCCTGCGCGGTGGTCGCGGAGCGGATGACGGACGGCGCGATCGAGGAGCTGCGCTACCCGCGGAACCCGCTCGACGTGCTGGCCCAGCACGTGGTGGCGATGGTGGCGCTGGACCCGTGGCCGGTCGACGAGCTGGCCGGGCTGGTCCGGCGGGCCGCGCCGTTCGCCGAGCTGCCCGAGTCGGCGTTGCACGCCGTGCTGGACATGCTCTCCGGGCGCTATCCGTCGACCGCCTTCGCCGAGCTGCGGCCCCGGCTGGTCTGGGACCGCGGCACCGATCTGCTCACCGGCCGGCCGGGCGCTCAGCGACTCGCGGTGACCAGTGGCGGCACGATTCCGGACCGGGGCATGTTCGGGGTCTTCCTGGCCGGTTCCGAGCGGGCCTCCCGGGTCGGCGAGCTGGACGAGGAGATGGTCTACGAGTCCCGGGTCGGCGACGTGTTCCTGCTCGGCTCGACCTCGTGGCGGATCGAGGACATCACCCCGGATCGGGTGCTGGTCTCCCCCGCGCCGGGCGCGCCGGCCCGGATGCCGTTCTGGAAAGGCGACTCCCCCGGCCGGCCGATCGAGCTGGGCCGGGCCATCGGGGCCCGGCTGCGCGCGCTGGCCAAGGCCGGGGACGAGCCGGCCGTCGCCGCGCTGCGCGAGTCCGGCCTGGACGAGTGGGCGGCCGGCAACCTGGTGACCTACCTGCGGGAGCAGCGCGAGTCGACCCGTCACCTGCCGGACGACCGGACCATCGTGGTGGAGAAGTTCCGCGACGAGCTCGGCGACTGGCGGATGACCGTGCACTGTGTGCTCGGCGCCAAGGTCAACGCGCCGTGGGCGCTGGCGATCGCCCGCCGGCTCAGCGAGCGCTACGGCGTGGACGGCCAGGTGATGCCCTCCGACGACGGCATCGTGGTGCGGCTGCCGGACACCGCGGACGAGCCGCCCGGCGCCGACCTGGTCGCCTTCGACCCGGAGGAGATCGCCCAACTGGTCGAGGAGTCGGTGGGCACGTCGGCGCTGTTCGCCTCGCGGTTCCGGGAGTGCGCGGCCCGGTCGCTGCTGCTGCCTCGCCGCGACCCGCGCCGCCGCCAGCCGCTCTGGCAGCAGCGGCAGCGCTCGGCGCAGTTGCTCGACGTGGCCCGGGAGTTCGCCGACTTCCCGGTCACCCTGGAGGCGGCCCGCGAGTGCCTGCAGGACGTCTTCGACGTGCCCGGCCTGATCGGCCTGATGCGGGAGATCGCCGGGCGCAAGGTCCGCCTGGTCGAGGCGGAGACCCCGCGCCCCTCCCCGTTCGCCCGGTCGCTGCTCTTCGGCTACGTCGGCGCTTTCCTGTACGAGGGGGACGCTCCCCTGGCCGAGCGCCGCGCCGCCGCGCTGGCCCTGGACGCCACCCTGCTCGGCGAGCTGCTCGGCCGGGTCGACCTGCGCGAGCTGCTCGACCCGGCGGTGGTCACCGAGACCGAGGCGCAGTTGCAGTGGCGCACCACCCAGCGCACCCCGCGCGACGCCGAGGACGCGGCCGAGCTGCTCCGGCTCCTCGGCGACCTGTCCGCCGCCGAGCTGGCCGAGCGCGGCGTGCCGGAGGACTGGGCGCGCTCGCTGGAGTCGGCACGCCGGGCGATCCGGGTGCGGGTGGCCGGCGAGGAGCGCTGGATCGGCATCGACGACGCGGGGCGCTACCGGGACGCGCTCGGCGTGGCGCTGCCGGTCGGCGTGCCGGAGGCCTATCTGGAGCCGGTCACCGATCCGCTCGGTGACCTGGTCGCCCGCTATGCCCGCACGCACGGGCCGTTCCTCGCGGCGACCTGCGCGGCCCGGTTCGGGCTGGGCGTGTTCGTGGTGGAGCAGGCGCTCAAGCGGCTGAGCGGGGCCGGCCGGGTCACGTCCGGCGAGTTCTCCCCGGAGGGCGCCGGCACCGAGTGGTGCGACGCCGAGGTGCTGCGCATGCTGCGCCGGCGCTCGCTGGCCGCGTTGCGCCGGGAGATCGAGCCGGTGCCGCCCCGGGTGCTGGCCGCGTTCCTGCCACGCTGGCACCAGGTGGGCGGCAACGCCCGCGGGGTGGACGCGCTGGCCGCCGCGATCGAGCAGGTGCAGGGCGTGGCGGTGCCGGCCTCGGCGTGGGAGCGGCTGGTGCTGCCGGCCCGGGTGGCCGACTACGCGCCGCCGCTGCTCGACGAGCTGTGCGCCGGCGGCGAGGTGCTGTGGGCCGGGTCCGGCTCGATCGCCGGCGGCGACGGGTGGGTGACGCTGGCCTACGCGGACAGCGCTCCCCTGCTGCTGCCCCCGCCGGACGACGAGTTCGCGCTGACCCCGGCGCACCAGGCGGTGCTGGACGCGCTCGGCGACGGTCAGGCGCTGTTCTTCCGTTCGCTCTCCGACCGGATCGGCGCGACCGACGACACCGAGCTGGCCGCGACGGTGTGGGACCTGGTCTGGGCCGGCCACCTGACCAACGACACGCTGGCGCCGCTCCGGGCGCTGCTCGGCGGCAGCGGCGCCCACAAGGCGAAAGCCGCGCCGGCCCGGACCCGCTACCGGCGTCCTGGCCGCCCGCACCTGCCGTCCCGGACCGGGCCGCTGCACATGGCCGGCCGCTGGTCCCGGCTGCCGGAGCGGGACCCGGACCCGACCCGGCGGGCGGCCGCGCTCGCCGACCTGCTGCTGGAGCGGCACGGGGTGGTGACCCGCGGCGCGGTGATGGCCGAGGGGGTGACCGGTGGGTTCGCCGCGGTCTATCCGGTGCTGAGCGCGCTGGAGGAGCGCGGGGCGGCCCGCCGGGGCTACTTCGTGGAGGGGCTCGGGGCGGCGCAGTTCGCGGTGCCCGGGGCGGTGGACCGGCTGCGGGCCCTGGCCGAGCCGGCCGAGCTGGCCAAACGCACCGGGACCGGCGCGCTGGTGCTGGCCGCGGCCGATCCGGCGAACCCTTATGGCGCGGCGCTGCCCTGGCCGGAGCGGATCGTGGACAGCGGCGACGGGGAGCCGGTCGCCAAGGCCGGGCACCGGGCCGGGCGCAAGGCCGGGGCGCTGGTCGTGCTGGTCGGCGGCGAGCTGGTGCTCTATGTGGAGCGCGGCGGCCGGACGCTGCTGTCGTTCGCCGACGACCCGGAGGCGCTGGTGGCGGCCGGGCAGGCGCTGGCGGCTTCGGTGCGGTCCGGGGCGCTGGGGGCGATGTCGGTGGAGCGGGCGGACGGGGAGTCGGTGCATTCGTCGCCGCTGCGGGAGGCGCTGACGGCGGCGGGGTTCCGGGCTACGCCACGGGGGCTGCGACTGCGCGGCTGA
- a CDS encoding serine/threonine protein kinase — MAVRQMLVAGRYRLLEPVGAGGMGRVWLARDQMLDRDVAIKEIVPPDWMTSAEKDRLHNRTLREARSAARLTHPHVVRVYDVLHDEGLSWIVMEYVASRSLYQVLLTKGPYPPVEAARIGLAVLDALTAAHRAGVLHRDVKPHNVLIGSDGRVLLTDFGLATFVDDGMVTTPGLIVGSPQYVSPERARDGASTVESDLWSFGATLYATVEGQSPYARDSAMATLAALATEPPDPPARAGPLAPVLHGLLRYEPQARLTAEEADRQLRAIVKDADPVVPAQRRGPATPVGETPPPAAGTRRAEDEDTPNLAGFDRPAASAPPAGSPLTDTAPVAAVLPEPAAEREPAAERELGAERELGAEREPEAAGADPAGDTTGSGGWWLPSGHWPAGGSPDPVSPAGPTADDAGDSISSPGFTGRYIEGTFIAHDEPGHHHATPVPAAASHGHYDTGHRGAAGNRGPRAGRFRPNRSPSAAGRPAASRFLRRGNQATGGRIPRPRGPFAGRLGTARATSRRWTPRRPVLSRTGIRLMIVGLALVALLGGALAGLHLVRQSGLVPEMVRPPVVSPSVSRASPVTPAVARPGGFSPIVCDAPPPAGVPVAPKPGAARGVNGWTLQAGWSYFTDGSGFHLPVPDGWTYHRLGSTYCFRDPRTTRVLSLDVGRRSGADPLQGCRAEDRRLRLGGRVRDYALIAIAPVTLLHEAADWDYRYRGEAGVLRRATTRWFAAGGRAYALGWSTPDAVWAAEFGKVQMVRSTFYADSAAASRAARRG; from the coding sequence ATGGCGGTCAGGCAGATGCTCGTCGCCGGTCGGTACCGTCTTCTGGAACCGGTCGGCGCCGGCGGGATGGGACGGGTCTGGCTGGCCCGGGATCAGATGCTGGACCGGGACGTCGCGATCAAGGAGATCGTCCCGCCGGACTGGATGACCTCCGCGGAGAAGGACCGGCTGCACAACCGGACGCTGCGGGAGGCGCGCAGCGCCGCCCGGCTGACCCATCCGCACGTGGTCCGGGTCTACGACGTGCTGCACGACGAGGGCCTGTCCTGGATCGTCATGGAGTACGTCGCCTCCCGCTCGCTCTACCAGGTGCTGCTCACCAAGGGGCCGTACCCGCCGGTGGAGGCGGCCCGGATCGGCCTGGCCGTGCTGGACGCGCTGACCGCCGCGCACCGGGCCGGCGTGCTGCACCGCGACGTGAAGCCGCACAACGTGCTGATCGGCTCCGACGGGCGCGTGCTGCTGACCGATTTCGGTCTGGCCACCTTCGTCGACGACGGCATGGTCACCACCCCCGGCCTGATCGTCGGCTCGCCGCAGTACGTCTCCCCGGAGCGCGCCCGGGACGGCGCCTCCACGGTGGAGTCCGACCTGTGGTCGTTCGGCGCCACCCTCTACGCGACCGTCGAGGGCCAGTCGCCGTATGCCCGGGACAGCGCCATGGCCACGCTCGCCGCGCTGGCCACCGAGCCGCCGGATCCGCCGGCCCGGGCCGGGCCGCTCGCCCCGGTCCTGCACGGCCTTCTCCGGTACGAACCGCAGGCGCGCCTGACCGCCGAGGAGGCCGACCGGCAGCTCCGGGCGATCGTCAAGGACGCCGACCCGGTGGTGCCCGCCCAGCGGCGCGGCCCCGCGACGCCGGTCGGCGAGACGCCGCCGCCGGCCGCGGGCACGCGGCGCGCGGAGGACGAAGACACCCCCAACCTGGCCGGATTCGATCGGCCGGCGGCGAGTGCGCCCCCGGCCGGGTCGCCGCTGACCGACACCGCGCCGGTCGCCGCCGTGCTCCCCGAGCCGGCGGCCGAGCGGGAGCCGGCGGCCGAGCGGGAGCTGGGGGCCGAGCGGGAGCTGGGGGCCGAGCGGGAGCCGGAGGCGGCCGGCGCGGATCCGGCCGGCGACACCACCGGCTCGGGGGGCTGGTGGCTCCCATCCGGGCACTGGCCGGCCGGGGGGAGCCCGGACCCGGTCTCCCCGGCCGGACCCACCGCGGACGACGCCGGCGACAGCATCTCCAGCCCCGGGTTCACCGGGCGCTACATCGAGGGCACCTTCATCGCCCACGACGAGCCCGGCCACCACCACGCCACCCCGGTCCCGGCGGCCGCGAGCCATGGCCACTACGACACCGGGCACCGGGGTGCCGCCGGCAACCGGGGACCGCGGGCCGGCCGGTTCCGCCCGAACCGGTCCCCGTCCGCCGCCGGCCGGCCGGCCGCCAGCCGGTTCCTGCGCCGCGGCAACCAGGCGACCGGCGGGCGGATCCCGAGACCACGCGGGCCGTTCGCCGGCCGGCTGGGCACCGCCCGGGCGACGTCGCGGCGGTGGACCCCGCGGCGCCCGGTGCTGAGTCGTACCGGGATCCGGTTGATGATCGTGGGTCTGGCGCTGGTCGCGCTGCTCGGCGGCGCCCTGGCCGGCCTGCACCTGGTCCGGCAGAGCGGCCTCGTACCGGAAATGGTCCGCCCGCCGGTCGTCTCCCCGTCCGTGTCGCGGGCCTCGCCGGTGACCCCCGCGGTGGCTCGGCCCGGCGGTTTCTCGCCGATCGTCTGCGACGCGCCGCCGCCCGCCGGGGTGCCGGTCGCGCCGAAGCCGGGCGCGGCCCGCGGGGTGAACGGCTGGACCCTGCAGGCCGGATGGTCCTACTTCACCGACGGGAGCGGGTTCCACCTGCCGGTCCCGGACGGCTGGACCTACCACCGGCTGGGCAGCACCTACTGTTTCCGGGACCCGCGGACGACCCGGGTGCTGAGCCTGGACGTGGGCCGCCGGAGCGGGGCCGATCCGCTCCAGGGCTGCCGGGCCGAGGACCGCCGGCTGCGGCTGGGCGGCCGGGTCCGGGACTACGCGCTGATCGCGATCGCCCCGGTCACGCTGCTGCACGAGGCCGCCGACTGGGATTACCGCTACCGCGGCGAGGCGGGCGTGCTCCGCCGGGCCACCACCCGCTGGTTCGCGGCCGGTGGCCGGGCCTACGCGCTCGGCTGGTCCACCCCGGACGCCGTCTGGGCCGCCGAGTTCGGCAAGGTGCAGATGGTACGGAGCACCTTCTACGCCGACAGCGCCGCGGCCTCCCGCGCCGCCCGGCGCGGATGA
- a CDS encoding bifunctional pyridoxamine 5'-phosphate oxidase family protein/GNAT family N-acetyltransferase — protein sequence MTDAYAVTARTTALRNRKRMHYDKESAHAILDEAYDCSVAFVVDGEPRVLPTLHVRVGGTLYVHGSTGGRMALAARGDGIPVCVSVTLLDGLVFGRSQFHHSANYRSVVAHGVARPVTDPAEKSVAMHALVEKVGVGRAADSRPPTGQEMAQTSVLALPLAEVSVRVRDGGVADDPADLGLPHWAGVLPLRRVAGPPETDAGVPVPPPAYLPGRTSARWSTPVLLTGRHVRLEPLAPAHAEGMFEALDDEEVWRHIPTPRARSVADMAADIAEVIRGQWRGDRAGWAQVDPASGAVMGITTYHDVDPDRRSVGIGHTMLGRKWWRTGVNTEAKLLLLERAFDVLGAARVFWYTDIRNERSQAAIARLGASRDGVIRRQRLRPDGSWRDTVLFAMTADEWPAAAQRLRDRLAAA from the coding sequence ATGACCGACGCCTACGCCGTCACCGCACGCACCACCGCGCTCCGCAACCGGAAACGGATGCACTACGACAAGGAGAGCGCGCACGCCATCCTCGACGAGGCGTACGACTGCTCGGTCGCCTTCGTGGTGGACGGCGAGCCTCGCGTGCTGCCCACCCTGCACGTCCGGGTCGGTGGGACGCTCTACGTGCACGGCTCCACCGGCGGCCGGATGGCGCTGGCCGCCCGGGGCGACGGCATCCCGGTCTGCGTCAGCGTGACCCTGCTCGACGGCCTGGTGTTCGGGCGGTCCCAGTTCCACCACAGCGCCAACTACCGCTCGGTGGTCGCGCACGGCGTCGCCCGCCCGGTCACCGACCCGGCGGAGAAGTCGGTGGCCATGCACGCCCTGGTGGAGAAGGTCGGCGTCGGCCGGGCCGCGGACAGCCGCCCGCCCACCGGGCAGGAGATGGCGCAGACCAGCGTGCTGGCGTTGCCGCTGGCCGAGGTCTCGGTCCGGGTCCGCGACGGCGGGGTGGCCGACGACCCGGCGGATCTCGGCCTGCCGCACTGGGCCGGGGTGCTGCCGCTGCGCCGGGTGGCCGGCCCGCCGGAGACCGACGCCGGCGTCCCGGTCCCGCCCCCGGCCTACCTGCCCGGCCGCACCTCGGCGCGGTGGTCGACCCCGGTGCTGCTGACCGGCCGGCACGTCCGGCTGGAGCCGCTCGCCCCGGCGCACGCCGAGGGCATGTTCGAGGCGCTGGACGACGAGGAGGTCTGGCGGCACATCCCGACGCCGCGGGCGCGCTCGGTGGCCGACATGGCCGCGGACATCGCCGAGGTGATCCGCGGTCAGTGGCGCGGCGACCGGGCCGGCTGGGCCCAGGTGGACCCGGCGTCCGGCGCGGTGATGGGCATCACGACCTACCACGACGTCGACCCCGATCGGCGCTCGGTCGGGATCGGGCACACCATGCTGGGCCGCAAGTGGTGGCGGACCGGGGTGAACACCGAGGCGAAGCTGTTGCTGCTGGAGCGGGCGTTCGACGTGCTCGGCGCGGCCCGGGTGTTCTGGTACACGGACATCCGCAACGAGCGGTCACAGGCCGCCATCGCCCGGCTCGGAGCCAGCCGGGACGGGGTGATCCGCCGGCAGCGGCTGCGGCCGGACGGCAGCTGGCGCGACACCGTACTGTTCGCGATGACGGCGGACGAGTGGCCGGCCGCGGCGCAGCGCCTGCGGGACCGCCTGGCCGCCGCCTGA